TGACCGCCGCCGGAGACTGGACTGCCAGATACCGGGGCCGAGCTGGTGTTGCCGCTCTGCGCTGCTCCCGCTTCGGCTTTCTGGGCCTGCTGTTGCTCGGCAGCCACCGTATTGGCCTGGGCGTCACTGGGGCTGACAGCCGTGCTTTCCTGCTGCATGGCCTGATCGCCACCACCCTGGGCTGACACAGGTGCACTGGAGGCCTGGGCTGGGGTGGCCACGCCGCCCCCGTCTGTCAGGATCAGAATGACGCCGCCCACTGGCACTTTGTCGCCCACTGCAACCTTAATCTCACCAACCGTGCCGCCCGCCGTTGCGGGCACTTCTACCACGGCTTTGTCGGTTTCGATCTCGATAATGGTGTCGCCTTCGGCCACCGTGTCACCACTTCGCACGTTGACACTGACCACGGTGCCTTCGGTAATGTTGTCGCCCACTTCGGGCAGTTTCAGTTCAGTCATGGCTGGACTCCTCCTGGGTATCTAAGGGTCTGAATCTTAAGCAGTGTGGCAGAGAGCCAGGGACAAAGAGCTTCATCTGGTCCTTAGCTCTCTGCCGCTGGCACTCAGCGCAGTACGGGCGCTTCCCGCTCCGGGTCAATGCCGAGATCTGCCAGGGCCTGAGCCACCACTTCGCCCTTCACTTTACCTTCGCGTTGCAGGGCATACAGGGTTGCCAGCACCACATGTTTGGCGTCTACTTCAAAGAAATCACGTAGTTCGGTGCGTGCCTCGCTGCGGCCGAAGCCATCCGTTCCCAGAGTCCACAGCTTGCGGCTCAGGTGGCCGTTCAGGCCGTCGGCACCCAACTTGACGTAGTCGCTGACTGACACCAGCACGCCAGGGGCGTCTTTTTCATTCAGCAGACCGGCCACATAGGACTCTTTGGGGGCCTCGGTGGGGTGGAGCATGTTCCAGCGCTGGCTCAGGAGGGCGTCTTGGTGCAACTCCTTGTAGGAGGTCACGCTCCAGATGCTGGCCGCCACGCCGTACTTTTTGAGCAGCTCGGCAGCTTCCAGGGCTGCGCCCATTGCCGGACCGCCCGCCAGCAGCTGAGCTTGCAGCTTGGCTTTCTTGTCCTCAGCGGGCTGGAACAGGTACATGCCACGCATGACGCCGTCGCGCACCCGGTCATGGTCCTGCGGCATGGGCGGCTGGACTTCGTTCTCGTTGTCAATGGTCACGTAATAGAACTCGTCGAGGCCGTCTACGAACATCCGCTGAATGCCCTGCTCGAAAATCACGGCCAGCTCGTAGGCGAAGGCCGGGTCGTAGGCTTTAAGGTTTGGCACCACATATGCCTGCAGGTGGCTGTTGCCGTCTTGGTGCTGCAGGCCCTCGCCCGCCAGGGTGGTGCGTCCGGCGGTGGCGCCCAGGATAAAGCCGCGCGCGCGCTGGTCGGCAGCGGCCCAGACCAGGTCGCCCACCCGCTGCATGCCGAACATGGAGTACAGCATGAAAAACGGAATGGTCGGCACGCCGTGATGAGCGTAGGCCGTGCCCGCCGCAATCCAGGACGCCATCGCGCCGTCTTCGGTGATGCCTTCTTCCAGCATCTGACCGTCCACGGCTTCCTTGTAGTACATCAGCGAACCGCTGTCCACCGGGGTGTAGGTCTGTCCACGCGGCGAGTAGATGCCCACACGGGGCACCAGCGCGTCCATCCCGAAGGTACGGGCCTCATCGGGCACAATCGGCACCACATACTTACCGATTTCCTTGTCACGCAGCAGCTTGGCAAGGATGCTGACGGCAGCCATGGTGGTGCTGACTTCACGCCCGCCGCTGCCCGCCGCGAACTCCTCATAAAACTTGCCGTCAGGTACGGTGGGGTGCGGGTAGTCCACCACGCGGCTAGGTACGAAGCCGCCAAGTTTTTCGCGCTGCTTCAGCACGTACTGCACTTCGGGGCTGTCCATGCCAGGATGATAGAACTCCAGGTGCTCCACCTGTTCGTCGGTCAGGGGCAGTTCCAGCAGGTCGCGCAGGGCGGTCAGGGCACTGGCGTCCAGCTTCTTGACCTGGTGGGCCACGTTGCGGGCCTCGGCGCTCTCGCCCAGGCCATAGCCCTTGACCGTGCGGGTGATGATGACCGTCGGGCTGCCCTTGTGCTGCGTAGCAGCCTGATAAGCGGCGTACACCTTATGGACATCGTGGCCGCCGCGGTTCAGCTGGGCCAGGTCGTCGTCCTGCCACTCGGCGATCAATTGTTGGAGCTCCGGAGTGTTGAAGAACTGCTCGCGCAGCTCCTTGGCGCCGAACGCGGCGTAGCGCTGCGACTCGCCGTCCACCATCTTCTCGAAGCGCTGGATAATCAGCGGTGCGCCTTCCTGGGTCAGCAGTTCATCCCACTTGCTGCCCCAGACCACCTTGATGACGTTCCAGCCCGCGCC
The sequence above is a segment of the Deinococcus radiophilus genome. Coding sequences within it:
- the aceE gene encoding pyruvate dehydrogenase (acetyl-transferring), homodimeric type — translated: MTLKPPIPPRVSLPDTQREELNKLETQEWIDSLAYVLADGGRKRSAELLEALDAWAYDRGVPIEYKQSTPYINTISSGRQPEYPGDVELERRIRNIIRWNAVVMVVKANKASDGIGGHLASYASSAELLEVGFNHFFRGHGAGPNRDLVFYQGHISPGIYSRSFLEGRFDEAQLNRFRRELSPDGPGLSSYPHPWLMPDYWEFPTVSMGLGTLQAIYQARFIKYLENRGLKEKGDAKVWAFMGDGEMDEPQSVAGLRFAAYENLDNIIFVLNANLQRLDGPVRANSKVIQEFEALFRGAGWNVIKVVWGSKWDELLTQEGAPLIIQRFEKMVDGESQRYAAFGAKELREQFFNTPELQQLIAEWQDDDLAQLNRGGHDVHKVYAAYQAATQHKGSPTVIITRTVKGYGLGESAEARNVAHQVKKLDASALTALRDLLELPLTDEQVEHLEFYHPGMDSPEVQYVLKQREKLGGFVPSRVVDYPHPTVPDGKFYEEFAAGSGGREVSTTMAAVSILAKLLRDKEIGKYVVPIVPDEARTFGMDALVPRVGIYSPRGQTYTPVDSGSLMYYKEAVDGQMLEEGITEDGAMASWIAAGTAYAHHGVPTIPFFMLYSMFGMQRVGDLVWAAADQRARGFILGATAGRTTLAGEGLQHQDGNSHLQAYVVPNLKAYDPAFAYELAVIFEQGIQRMFVDGLDEFYYVTIDNENEVQPPMPQDHDRVRDGVMRGMYLFQPAEDKKAKLQAQLLAGGPAMGAALEAAELLKKYGVAASIWSVTSYKELHQDALLSQRWNMLHPTEAPKESYVAGLLNEKDAPGVLVSVSDYVKLGADGLNGHLSRKLWTLGTDGFGRSEARTELRDFFEVDAKHVVLATLYALQREGKVKGEVVAQALADLGIDPEREAPVLR